A genomic region of Oncorhynchus mykiss isolate Arlee chromosome 16, USDA_OmykA_1.1, whole genome shotgun sequence contains the following coding sequences:
- the LOC110492027 gene encoding junctophilin-2, whose translation MKKRALQEISDGNENTGPILHEPLLAGQPPTPAESPMLHDRPDSSPARTPSPSPAVTPPASRHSKQGNVSKEDPHLLGPAGWNGDKGNGSRGSSRPNSRTNSRPTTPAPAAAPPEERLATAPIPSSRASSRLSNKVEQGSDLEIKPLEKTASETKVSEAAPSISTSVAYSEEEKEAPPLPPTSKVSSKAAVTPEPKSLEPKQRTESVNERPVSTISESEPESSAQSVNKVSPKPSPSLRQLTKQEASPASKPATPAPTPVPKAAKPAPKVEPKAEAKLMKNMVKSPSEVTEVVEFEQSPNTIMITMVILLNIGLAILFVHILS comes from the exons ATGAAGAAGAGAGCGCTACAGGAGATCTCAGATGGCAATGAGAACACAGGCCCTATACTGCATGAACCACTGTTAGCAGGGCAGCCACCGACACCCGCTGAAAGCCCAATGCTGCACGACAGGCCTGACTCCTCTCCAGCCCGCACGCCCTCCCCCAGCCCTGCTGTGACCCCTCCAGCGTCCAGGCACTCCAAGCAGGGCAACGTCAGCAAAGAGGACCCCCATCTCCTCGGCCCCGCTGGCTGGAACGGGGACAAAGGCAATGGAAGTCGGGGGAGCAGCCGCCCCAATAGCAGAACCAACAGCCGACCCACCACTCCCGCCCCTGCCGCTGCTCCCCCTGAAGAGCGCCTCGCTACAGCCCCCATCCCTAGCAGCCGCGCCTCCAGCCGCTTGAGCAACAAGGTAGAGCAGGGCTCGGACCTGGAGATCAAACCCCTGGAGAAGACGGCATCTGAGACTAAAGTGTCCGAAGCTGCTCCCTCGATAAGTACCAGTGTCGCCTActcagaagaagaaaaagaagccccACCCCTTCCTCCCACCTCCAAAGTGTCTTCCAAAGCTGCCGTCACCCCCGAGCCTAAATCGTTAGAGCCCAAACAAAGAACAGAGTCGGTCAATGAACGACCCGTGTCCACCATATCTGAGAGCGAACCAGAGTCCAGTGCCCAGTCTGTCAATAAAGTGTCACCCAAGCCTTCGCCATCACTCAGGCAATTGACGAAACAGGAGGCCAGTCCAGCTTCAAAACCTGCCACACCTGCACCTACACCAGTGCCTAAAGCTGCCAAGCCAGCCCCGAAGGTTGAACCCAAAGCAGAGGCCAAGCTGATGAAGAACATGGTGAAGAGCCCAAGTGAAGTTACAGAAGTAGTAGAATTTGAGCAG AGTCCGAACACCATCATGATAACCATGGTGATTCTTCTCAACATTGGCCTGGCCATTCTCTTCGTACACATCTTGTCATGA
- the LOC110492028 gene encoding junctophilin-2: protein MSGGRFEFDDGGAYCGGWEGGKAHGHGICTGPKGQGEFSGSWNYGFEVVGVYTWPSGNTYEGFWSQGKRHGLGVETKGQWVYKGEWTHGFKGRYGLRLSVGSGAKYEGTWNNGLQDGYGTETYADGGM, encoded by the coding sequence atgagtggaggtcgttttgAATTTGATGATGGCGGAGCTTATTGTGGTGGTTGGGAAGGTGGCAAAGCCCATGGGCATGGGATCTGCACCGGACCTAAAGGACAGGGCGAGTTCTCCGGCTCCTGGAATTACGGGTTTGAAGTAGTTGGAGTGTACACCTGGCCTAGCGGAAATACCTATGAAGGCTTCTGGTCGCAAGGGAAGCGCCACGGTCTAGGAGTTGAGACTAAAGGACAGTGGGTTTACAAGGGAGAATGGACTCATGGCTTCAAGGGGAGATATGGCTTGCGTCTGAGTGTGGGTAGTGGAGCAAAATATGAAGGAACATGGAATAACGGATTACAAGATGGATATGGCACAGAGACATATGCTGATGGAGGTATGtga